A single region of the Anaerostipes rhamnosivorans genome encodes:
- a CDS encoding LysR family transcriptional regulator produces MNLNHLYYFRTLVKEQHYTKAAQILNITQPSLSHAINALEKELNVKLFEKVGRNARLTKEGELFWRYVVQSLDMLDEGRRVVGEVSGMVGGFIDIGYIYTLGSHFIPQNMSDYMNMNEGKNIRFSFGQGTTEQMIEELKKGTYDLVFSSYKEGEDRLNFIPVVEEELVLITPKGHPLSREKAVDLAETTTYPYIMFSRKSGLRPFINKLFTKVKAQPFIAYEGEEDSSVAGLVAAGLGISIVPRIPLLETMEVEVIPIKRPEIKRYIYLVTQKDKYLSPIVQDFIKFIKSRHQL; encoded by the coding sequence CCCAGATATTAAATATCACGCAGCCAAGCCTGAGCCATGCCATCAATGCTTTGGAAAAGGAGTTGAATGTCAAATTATTTGAGAAAGTTGGAAGAAATGCCAGGCTTACCAAGGAAGGTGAACTTTTTTGGCGTTATGTGGTGCAGTCTCTGGATATGCTGGATGAAGGCAGGCGGGTTGTGGGTGAAGTCTCTGGAATGGTAGGCGGTTTCATTGATATCGGATATATTTATACACTGGGAAGTCATTTTATTCCCCAGAATATGAGCGATTATATGAATATGAACGAGGGGAAAAATATCAGGTTTTCCTTTGGCCAGGGGACCACGGAACAGATGATAGAAGAATTAAAAAAGGGAACCTATGATTTGGTATTTTCGTCCTATAAAGAGGGGGAGGACCGGCTGAACTTTATTCCAGTAGTGGAAGAAGAGCTTGTGTTGATTACACCGAAAGGCCATCCGCTGTCCCGGGAAAAGGCTGTTGATCTGGCGGAGACGACCACATATCCGTATATTATGTTCTCCAGAAAGAGTGGACTGAGGCCGTTTATCAACAAGCTGTTTACAAAGGTAAAAGCACAGCCGTTTATCGCATATGAGGGGGAAGAAGATTCTTCCGTGGCGGGACTTGTGGCCGCTGGGCTGGGTATCTCCATCGTGCCCAGAATCCCGCTCCTGGAAACAATGGAAGTGGAAGTGATCCCTATTAAAAGGCCGGAGATCAAACGCTATATTTATCTCGTTACGCAGAAGGATAAATACTTGTCGCCGATCGTGCAGGATTTTATCAAGTTTATAAAATCCCGCCACCAGCTGTAG
- a CDS encoding shikimate kinase, whose translation MGKLEEIRARLEICDKQIVSVLEDRMDIIKEIMEYKKENGLPILQPEQEKRQRKMLKEHVKDNTYKEEILNIFTYIVENSRRIQARTLFTHNIFLIGFMGVGKSTVSDYLSTILASPQVEMDQVIVDKEKMSINKIFEEYGEEYFRNCETNLLIELQKKNNQIVSCGGGVAMREINVQEMKKNGRVVLLTASPETILERVKDSDERPLLRGRKNTEYISELMEIRRPKYRAAADVIVDTDKKSVEEIAEEIVAKLTHL comes from the coding sequence ATGGGAAAGTTAGAAGAGATCAGAGCCAGACTGGAGATCTGTGACAAACAGATCGTGTCAGTTCTGGAAGACCGGATGGATATTATCAAAGAGATCATGGAGTACAAAAAAGAAAACGGACTTCCGATCCTCCAGCCAGAGCAGGAAAAGCGTCAGAGAAAGATGCTGAAAGAGCATGTAAAAGATAATACATATAAGGAAGAGATTCTGAACATTTTTACTTATATTGTTGAAAATAGCAGAAGGATTCAGGCCAGGACTCTGTTTACCCATAATATTTTCCTGATTGGATTTATGGGAGTTGGTAAAAGTACAGTTTCTGACTATTTGAGTACGATTCTTGCCTCTCCCCAGGTGGAGATGGATCAAGTAATTGTAGACAAAGAGAAGATGTCTATCAATAAGATTTTTGAAGAGTATGGTGAAGAGTATTTTAGAAACTGTGAGACTAACCTGCTGATCGAACTGCAGAAAAAGAATAACCAGATTGTGTCCTGTGGAGGCGGAGTGGCCATGAGAGAGATCAATGTGCAGGAGATGAAAAAGAACGGACGAGTGGTTCTTTTGACCGCTTCTCCGGAGACTATCTTAGAGCGCGTCAAAGACAGCGATGAACGTCCGCTGCTCCGTGGACGCAAAAATACAGAGTATATCTCTGAACTCATGGAGATCAGAAGACCGAAGTACCGTGCGGCAGCAGATGTGATCGTAGATACGGACAAAAAAAGTGTTGAGGAGATTGCAGAGGAGATTGTCGCAAAGTTAACCCATCTATAA
- a CDS encoding iron-containing alcohol dehydrogenase produces the protein MKMQAFTHHTPTEIIFGKASENKAAELVKKYHGSRVFVVYGGGSVKRTGLLQRVTETLEKADLQVETIGGVKPNPRLDFAREAVKKAIEFNADFILAVGGGSVIDTAKAVSHGVANPDTDIWEFWSRKKPLQKTLPVGVILTLAAAGSETSDSAVLTNTEIQVKRGLGTDLNRPEFAIMNPELTYTLPKYQVGCGIVDIMMHTLDRYFTKTKGNQLTDEIAEGLLRTVIANGRIAIKDSHNYDSMSEIMWCGSISHNGLTGLGAEKDFAPHQLGHELSAKFDIAHGASLSAVWGAWAEYSYVEDVDRFVRFADKVWGISGDNKEEVARKAINATVNYFKSLDMPTCFSEAPEIGIKTDDELWAMADGCSYQNTRTIGSFRVLNKEDIFNVYKLANK, from the coding sequence ATGAAGATGCAGGCATTTACCCATCACACACCGACAGAAATCATTTTTGGAAAGGCTTCCGAGAACAAAGCCGCTGAACTGGTCAAGAAGTATCACGGTTCCAGAGTCTTTGTTGTGTATGGAGGAGGAAGCGTCAAAAGAACAGGGCTTCTTCAAAGAGTGACAGAAACACTGGAAAAAGCAGACCTTCAAGTGGAGACCATCGGCGGGGTAAAACCAAACCCGAGACTGGATTTTGCCAGAGAGGCTGTGAAGAAGGCGATTGAGTTCAACGCAGATTTTATTTTAGCTGTGGGCGGCGGAAGTGTTATTGACACGGCAAAGGCAGTGTCCCATGGAGTTGCAAATCCAGACACAGATATCTGGGAGTTCTGGTCCAGAAAAAAACCGCTTCAAAAAACTCTGCCGGTTGGTGTCATCTTGACTCTTGCGGCTGCCGGAAGTGAGACCAGCGATTCTGCGGTTCTTACGAATACTGAGATCCAGGTCAAAAGAGGCCTTGGCACGGACCTGAACCGTCCGGAGTTTGCCATCATGAATCCGGAACTCACTTATACCCTTCCAAAGTATCAGGTGGGATGTGGGATCGTAGATATTATGATGCATACATTAGACCGTTATTTTACAAAGACCAAAGGCAATCAGCTGACGGATGAGATCGCAGAAGGCCTTCTGCGCACTGTGATCGCTAACGGAAGGATTGCAATTAAAGATTCCCATAATTACGATAGCATGAGTGAGATCATGTGGTGCGGAAGCATTTCCCACAACGGACTGACCGGCCTTGGGGCAGAGAAGGACTTTGCGCCTCACCAGCTGGGACATGAACTGAGCGCCAAGTTTGACATTGCGCACGGAGCCAGCTTATCCGCCGTATGGGGAGCATGGGCAGAGTATTCCTACGTGGAGGATGTGGATCGGTTTGTGCGTTTTGCAGACAAAGTATGGGGAATTTCAGGAGACAACAAAGAAGAAGTGGCAAGAAAGGCCATCAATGCCACAGTCAACTATTTTAAGTCACTGGACATGCCGACTTGTTTTTCAGAAGCACCGGAGATCGGCATAAAAACAGACGATGAGCTGTGGGCAATGGCAGACGGATGCTCCTACCAGAATACGAGGACGATCGGTTCCTTCCGTGTTTTGAACAAGGAAGATATCTTTAATGTATACAAATTGGCAAATAAATAG
- the efp gene encoding elongation factor P, with amino-acid sequence MVSAGDFKNGLTIEYEGNIYQIIEFQHVKPGKGAAFVRAKLKNIKSGGAIEKSFRPSEKFENAHIERKEMQYLYTDGELFHFMDPETFDQIALDPDTIGDSLKFVKENMNVTLVSHNGTVFQVEAPLHVELLVTECEPGEKGNTAQGATKPCTVETGANVNVPLFVNQGDTLKIDTRTGEYLSRV; translated from the coding sequence ATGGTATCCGCAGGAGATTTTAAGAATGGGTTAACCATCGAATACGAAGGCAATATTTATCAGATTATTGAATTTCAGCATGTAAAGCCTGGAAAGGGAGCAGCCTTCGTGCGTGCGAAGTTAAAGAATATTAAGAGTGGGGGGGCGATCGAAAAGTCTTTCCGTCCATCTGAAAAGTTTGAGAATGCTCACATTGAGCGAAAAGAAATGCAGTATTTATATACAGATGGTGAATTATTCCACTTCATGGATCCGGAGACATTTGACCAGATCGCATTAGATCCGGACACCATCGGTGATTCATTAAAGTTTGTAAAAGAAAACATGAATGTAACTTTGGTTTCTCATAACGGAACCGTTTTCCAGGTAGAAGCACCTCTGCATGTAGAACTGCTGGTGACAGAGTGTGAACCGGGAGAAAAAGGAAACACAGCTCAGGGTGCTACAAAGCCATGTACGGTAGAGACGGGTGCAAATGTCAATGTTCCTCTGTTCGTCAACCAGGGTGACACATTAAAGATTGATACAAGAACCGGGGAATATTTATCCAGGGTATAA
- a CDS encoding DMT family transporter translates to MSKNQKIRGIICIILSAFCFAWMNAFVKLSGDLPSIEKSFFRNLVALIFAFVMIKKSGAGFRFQMKNLHWFILRSLAGTLGIFCNFYAVDHLVLSDASTLNKLSPFFVIVFSYLILREKITIFQLTCITSAFIGSMFIVKPSFASVSVLPAFIGFMGGLFAGCAYACVRKLGTRGERGPFIVFFFSTFSCISCIPFMIGNFHPISGIQLVYLLLAGLAAAGGQFSITAAYTYAPGKEISIYDYTQIIFSTLLGFFLFGQVPDGFSILGYLIIIAAAVVMFFYNNRRDKKE, encoded by the coding sequence TTGTCAAAGAATCAGAAGATTCGGGGGATCATCTGCATTATCCTGTCAGCGTTCTGCTTTGCATGGATGAATGCTTTTGTAAAGCTTTCGGGCGATCTCCCTTCGATTGAAAAGAGCTTTTTCAGAAACCTGGTGGCTTTGATCTTCGCATTTGTCATGATCAAAAAAAGCGGCGCCGGGTTCCGGTTTCAAATGAAGAATTTACACTGGTTTATCCTAAGGTCCTTAGCAGGGACCTTAGGTATTTTTTGCAATTTTTATGCGGTGGATCATCTGGTGCTTTCCGATGCGTCTACGCTGAACAAATTGTCGCCATTTTTTGTGATTGTATTTTCTTATTTGATTCTGAGAGAAAAGATTACCATATTCCAGTTGACTTGTATCACATCCGCATTTATCGGCAGTATGTTTATTGTAAAACCAAGTTTTGCATCAGTTTCTGTTCTTCCGGCATTCATAGGATTCATGGGAGGATTGTTCGCGGGATGCGCCTATGCCTGCGTCAGGAAGCTTGGTACCAGAGGGGAGAGAGGACCATTCATCGTCTTTTTCTTCTCCACATTTTCTTGTATCAGCTGTATTCCTTTTATGATCGGGAATTTTCATCCGATTTCCGGAATCCAGCTCGTTTATCTGCTTCTTGCAGGGCTTGCGGCAGCGGGAGGGCAGTTTTCCATCACGGCGGCCTACACCTATGCGCCGGGAAAAGAAATATCCATTTATGATTATACGCAGATTATTTTTTCCACTCTGCTGGGATTTTTCCTGTTTGGCCAGGTGCCGGACGGATTCAGTATCCTTGGATATCTCATCATCATCGCTGCAGCTGTGGTTATGTTTTTCTACAACAACCGCAGGGACAAAAAAGAATAA